In Nostoc sp. GT001, a genomic segment contains:
- a CDS encoding AraC family transcriptional regulator, producing MNSNYLLNGIDSYNVNIAINTAILTSFEKFLLQSQPLLSHVFRFIETNYHNSISLREVAEAVNRSPAYLTDLVRRETGKTVLCWIVERRMVEARRLLIETDQSVEQIAEAVGYLDRRHFGRQFLRLHNTTPQTWRRSHRSKSIPCWQRVPQKAHSSELINQEPTTVTFAEAQRLQACIQEIAEIFNKSTVANEVLMLKSENGSVAKIDNGLIHITLVSNCESC from the coding sequence ATGAACTCTAATTATTTATTAAATGGCATTGACTCTTATAACGTTAACATCGCTATTAATACGGCGATACTGACAAGTTTTGAAAAGTTCTTGCTTCAGTCCCAACCTTTGTTAAGCCATGTTTTTCGATTTATTGAGACAAATTATCATAATTCAATTAGTCTTAGAGAGGTGGCTGAGGCGGTCAATCGATCCCCTGCCTACCTCACCGATCTTGTACGGCGAGAGACTGGAAAAACCGTACTCTGTTGGATTGTTGAGCGTCGTATGGTAGAGGCACGCCGTCTGCTTATCGAAACAGACCAGTCGGTAGAGCAGATTGCTGAAGCTGTGGGCTATCTAGATAGACGCCATTTCGGTCGCCAATTTCTCCGCCTCCACAATACAACCCCGCAAACATGGCGAAGGTCGCATCGGAGTAAGAGCATCCCATGTTGGCAAAGAGTCCCACAAAAGGCACACTCAAGCGAATTAATCAACCAGGAACCCACAACTGTAACTTTTGCAGAAGCTCAACGGTTGCAAGCCTGTATCCAAGAAATTGCTGAAATTTTTAATAAGAGTACTGTTGCTAATGAAGTACTTATGTTAAAAAGCGAAAATGGTTCGGTTGCAAAAATAGACAATGGTTTGATACACATAACCTTAGTTTCAAATTGCGAATCGTGTTGA
- a CDS encoding catalase: MKDTNMVWNFLFLTPESTHQVTILYSNRGTPKSYRHMNGYGR; the protein is encoded by the coding sequence ATTAAAGATACAAACATGGTTTGGAATTTCCTCTTCCTTACACCAGAATCTACCCATCAGGTGACAATTCTGTACTCAAATCGGGGTACTCCGAAGTCTTATCGGCATATGAATGGCTACGGAAGGTAA
- a CDS encoding ankyrin repeat domain-containing protein produces the protein MNINLVAAVINNNLKDAKKFIETGVNVNQTDSSGNSLLLVSSANGQSEMVKLLLDAGADIHAVDSNMKATALHASAYLRHPEVMKILIQYGINIDVQGPYNGYTALHDAVWQNNIEGVRLLLNAGARLDIKGKNGDTPLDIAKKSGLKEIVAMLSG, from the coding sequence ATGAATATTAATTTAGTTGCTGCGGTCATCAATAACAACCTTAAAGACGCTAAAAAATTCATTGAAACTGGCGTAAATGTTAACCAAACAGACAGCAGTGGAAATAGCCTCTTGCTCGTCAGTTCTGCTAACGGCCAATCAGAAATGGTGAAACTACTCCTTGACGCTGGTGCTGATATTCACGCGGTTGACTCAAATATGAAGGCCACTGCACTCCATGCCTCTGCCTATTTGAGACATCCAGAGGTAATGAAAATTCTGATTCAATATGGGATTAATATAGATGTTCAGGGTCCTTATAACGGATATACTGCCCTACACGATGCAGTTTGGCAGAACAATATTGAAGGAGTCAGGCTCCTGCTAAACGCAGGTGCTCGCTTAGATATCAAAGGTAAGAACGGAGACACTCCTTTAGACATTGCCAAGAAAAGTGGGCTAAAAGAGATTGTTGCCATGCTTTCTGGGTAG
- a CDS encoding DUF1392 family protein, with amino-acid sequence MINLVHTLETCWYLSSPWGKEILPLEVCLLERVYLSTIKSFGYCCGVEWSDQGWSYKIACDNNNITVLGREIIGTGELLALTFEKPVFRLGETVEFRFHGDGLELRIVQGIQLICDSWFYCIEWMSPRISDKGDEVFTSRDSIARVTDYDLERVRV; translated from the coding sequence ATGATTAACCTTGTCCACACTTTAGAAACCTGCTGGTATCTTTCGTCACCTTGGGGCAAAGAAATTTTACCCCTAGAAGTATGCCTGCTGGAGAGAGTCTACCTCTCCACCATCAAATCATTCGGCTACTGCTGCGGGGTGGAATGGTCAGATCAAGGCTGGAGTTACAAGATTGCCTGCGACAACAATAATATAACTGTTTTGGGACGTGAAATTATTGGCACGGGCGAACTCCTTGCACTGACTTTTGAAAAACCTGTTTTCAGACTCGGTGAAACCGTCGAGTTCCGGTTTCATGGCGACGGGCTCGAGCTTCGGATTGTCCAGGGCATTCAACTGATTTGCGATTCTTGGTTTTACTGCATCGAATGGATGTCGCCAAGGATATCTGATAAAGGGGATGAGGTTTTCACCTCCAGAGATTCCATCGCACGAGTGACTGACTATGATTTGGAGAGGGTACGAGTATGA
- a CDS encoding IS110 family transposase — MKLPINQDQNPFSGQEQRLESSNASHLAQINENAAGIDLGSAEHWVCVPPLRDEKNVRRFGCFTPDLMAMADWLSQCGVTSVAMEATGVYWIPVFQILETRGFEVKLVNAHHLKTVPGRKTDVKDCQWLQQLHTYGLLSGSFRPEDQVCILRSYIRQRECLIKSAGTHLQRMQKALIQMNLHLHQVISDISGLTGMTIIKAIVASERDPQKLAALKDPRIKSSKTDIAKALTGDYRPEHLFVLNQELTLYEVYQQQIAAIDKEIEKCLNTFEIKVQDEPPPSKRKRRKKPVGNNPNFDLRKYLYHISGVDFTLIDGLDVLTVQTIFSEVGLDPKRFPTVKHFTSWLGLCPGQKITGGKVKSSQTRRVVNRAASAFRMAAFSLTQSRSALGAFYRRLRSRLGAPKAITATAHKLARLFYQMWATAGQYTDPGMDYYEQKYQELILKNLRNKAHALGLEIVPISPEQQNTLSSPTLAT; from the coding sequence ATGAAATTGCCAATAAACCAAGATCAAAATCCATTTAGTGGTCAAGAACAAAGGCTAGAGTCATCTAATGCTTCACATTTAGCGCAAATAAATGAGAATGCGGCAGGAATTGACTTGGGTAGTGCAGAACATTGGGTGTGTGTTCCGCCTCTGAGAGACGAGAAAAATGTGCGGCGATTTGGATGTTTTACCCCAGATTTGATGGCAATGGCTGATTGGTTGAGTCAATGTGGCGTAACATCTGTAGCAATGGAGGCAACAGGAGTATATTGGATTCCGGTGTTCCAAATTTTGGAAACCAGAGGGTTTGAGGTCAAACTGGTAAATGCTCACCATTTGAAAACAGTGCCAGGACGTAAAACAGATGTCAAAGACTGTCAATGGTTACAACAGTTACACACCTATGGGCTATTGTCTGGCTCTTTCCGCCCAGAAGATCAAGTTTGTATCTTACGTAGTTATATTCGCCAAAGAGAATGCTTGATTAAAAGTGCTGGAACTCATTTGCAAAGAATGCAAAAAGCACTGATTCAAATGAATCTACATTTACATCAAGTGATTAGCGATATTAGTGGTTTAACTGGAATGACAATTATTAAGGCAATTGTCGCTAGTGAACGAGACCCACAAAAGTTAGCTGCCCTCAAAGACCCTAGAATTAAAAGTAGTAAAACAGACATTGCTAAAGCCCTAACTGGAGACTATCGTCCAGAACATTTGTTTGTCCTCAATCAAGAGTTAACCCTTTATGAGGTTTATCAACAACAGATAGCTGCCATAGATAAAGAAATTGAAAAATGTTTAAATACGTTTGAAATTAAAGTACAGGATGAACCACCTCCCAGCAAGCGAAAACGCAGAAAAAAGCCCGTAGGCAATAATCCCAATTTTGATTTACGTAAATATCTTTATCACATTTCTGGCGTAGATTTTACCCTGATTGATGGCCTTGATGTTTTGACTGTGCAAACCATTTTCTCAGAAGTTGGATTAGACCCCAAACGATTTCCCACTGTTAAGCACTTTACCTCATGGTTGGGTTTATGCCCTGGTCAAAAAATTACTGGTGGTAAAGTCAAAAGTTCTCAGACTCGTCGAGTTGTTAATCGTGCAGCTTCGGCTTTTCGGATGGCTGCTTTTTCTCTAACTCAAAGCCGTTCTGCTTTGGGTGCTTTTTACAGGCGTTTACGATCGCGCTTGGGTGCTCCAAAAGCCATCACCGCTACTGCCCATAAATTGGCACGCTTGTTTTACCAAATGTGGGCGACTGCTGGGCAATATACCGACCCTGGTATGGACTACTATGAGCAAAAATATCAGGAACTGATTCTCAAAAATCTCAGGAACAAAGCTCATGCTCTTGGTCTTGAAATTGTCCCAATTTCTCCAGAGCAGCAAAATACTCTATCCTCTCCTACCCTTGCTACATAA
- a CDS encoding SMP-30/gluconolactonase/LRE family protein: MRKFYLMVFSYAQILLLASCRYTSNNATSTSAQALTQLTNSTVAATLSQVILPPAYLISPMKVLQSEKYSEGIVLDAKGNLYFSQTKAGTITVVTPEGFTKIWAKVPGANGHKILPNGTHVVAAKNSVVQLDADGKLLKVIAKEFNGKPLEYPNDITIDSPAGSFYFTDSGNSNPQTSNGAVYYVDSTGKINLVVTGLAFANGIVLTPDRKRLFVSESNKNQILVYDIVSPGKVSSQKVFAQLPVKQGEQIDNKPDGISLDAMGNLYVAHYGMGQVQVLNPEGKLIRRYSTGNLTTSNCAFAGPKLDQLFVTGGIKTEDGYGGIFRLDIGVLGLDIRQMGTDPRYKKDGSIPSLPK, from the coding sequence ATGCGGAAATTTTATTTGATGGTTTTCAGCTATGCACAAATTTTGCTACTGGCTTCTTGCCGTTATACTTCCAATAACGCCACATCTACCTCTGCACAGGCGCTAACGCAGTTAACAAATAGCACTGTAGCTGCTACGTTATCTCAAGTAATACTGCCGCCAGCATATCTCATTTCACCAATGAAGGTTTTGCAGAGTGAAAAATACTCTGAGGGAATTGTCTTAGACGCTAAGGGCAACCTCTACTTCTCTCAAACTAAAGCTGGGACAATCACAGTTGTAACTCCTGAAGGCTTCACTAAAATCTGGGCTAAAGTCCCAGGTGCTAATGGTCACAAGATCCTGCCCAATGGCACTCATGTTGTCGCTGCCAAAAACTCGGTAGTACAGCTAGATGCTGATGGCAAGCTCCTGAAAGTGATTGCGAAGGAATTTAATGGCAAGCCCCTGGAGTATCCCAATGACATTACTATTGATTCACCAGCAGGAAGTTTTTACTTCACTGACTCCGGTAACTCAAACCCCCAGACCTCAAACGGCGCAGTTTACTATGTGGATTCTACAGGAAAAATTAACTTAGTTGTTACTGGATTGGCTTTTGCCAATGGCATTGTCCTCACTCCAGATCGCAAGCGGTTGTTTGTTAGCGAGAGCAATAAGAATCAAATCTTGGTCTATGACATAGTGTCACCAGGAAAAGTGTCTTCGCAGAAAGTGTTTGCTCAACTCCCTGTCAAACAGGGAGAGCAAATCGACAATAAGCCTGACGGTATATCCCTAGATGCGATGGGTAATCTTTATGTCGCTCACTATGGCATGGGTCAAGTGCAGGTTCTCAATCCTGAGGGTAAGCTGATCCGTCGATATTCAACTGGTAATCTCACCACCAGCAACTGCGCTTTTGCAGGCCCAAAGCTCGACCAGCTATTCGTAACTGGCGGTATAAAAACAGAAGACGGTTATGGAGGGATATTCCGCTTGGATATTGGCGTACTCGGATTAGATATCCGCCAAATGGGAACAGATCCTCGTTACAAAAAAGACGGCAGCATTCCTAGTTTGCCAAAGTAA
- the malQ gene encoding 4-alpha-glucanotransferase translates to MPFPRSSGILLHPTSFPSQFGIGDFGSEAYRFVDFLVESQQQLWQILPLGPTGDSNSPYASYSAIAGNHLLISPELLQKKGLLAEDFTNLPKFSTERVDYSQVIQTKIPILQKACKNFKTSAKSSQQEEFQEFCQSQAYWLDDYALFMALKDAHNGASWNTWEMAIAQRKPEAIEQWQQRLADEVFYHKYLQFEFFSQWLQLKRYANQRGIQILGDIAIYVAHDSADVWANPGNFCLDEQTGEPALMAGTPPDYFSATGQLWGNPIYNWVRLQQENFKWWVQRFQSMLNYVDLIRIDHFRGFQAYWAVKQGETTAMNGRWIEAPGEAFFEVLKQKLGNLPIIAEDLGEISPEVYALRDRFEFPGMKILQFAFGDGSQAEKRFLPFNYQSNCIVYTGTHDNDTTVGWFNQLLPPEKEQVLGYLGCQSESGIHWDLIRLALSSVANQAIIPLQDVLGLGTEARMNFPGKNVGGWGWRYQSAALTPEISDRLKAMTKTYGRAIYHQ, encoded by the coding sequence ATGCCTTTTCCCAGATCTAGCGGGATTTTGCTACACCCTACTTCTTTTCCTAGTCAGTTTGGTATTGGTGACTTCGGATCGGAAGCTTATCGCTTTGTTGATTTTTTAGTAGAAAGTCAGCAACAGCTTTGGCAGATATTACCATTGGGGCCTACCGGAGATAGTAATTCTCCTTATGCTTCTTATTCAGCGATCGCCGGAAATCACCTGTTAATCAGCCCAGAACTGCTGCAAAAAAAGGGCTTGTTGGCTGAAGATTTCACAAATTTACCAAAGTTTTCCACTGAAAGAGTAGATTATTCCCAGGTTATCCAAACCAAGATACCAATCCTGCAAAAAGCCTGCAAAAACTTCAAAACTAGTGCAAAATCAAGTCAGCAAGAGGAATTTCAGGAGTTTTGTCAGAGTCAGGCTTACTGGCTAGATGATTATGCCTTGTTTATGGCGCTTAAGGATGCCCATAACGGCGCTAGTTGGAATACTTGGGAGATGGCGATCGCTCAACGCAAACCAGAAGCGATCGAGCAATGGCAGCAGCGACTTGCAGATGAAGTTTTTTACCATAAATATCTACAGTTTGAGTTTTTCTCGCAGTGGTTACAACTAAAGCGCTACGCTAACCAGCGTGGGATTCAGATACTAGGAGATATCGCAATTTATGTGGCTCACGATAGCGCTGACGTTTGGGCTAATCCCGGTAACTTTTGCCTTGATGAACAGACAGGTGAGCCAGCACTAATGGCAGGAACACCACCAGATTACTTCAGCGCGACTGGACAGCTTTGGGGGAACCCGATCTATAACTGGGTGCGGCTACAGCAGGAGAATTTCAAATGGTGGGTGCAACGCTTCCAGTCCATGCTTAACTATGTAGACTTGATTCGCATCGATCACTTTCGCGGGTTTCAAGCTTACTGGGCTGTAAAGCAGGGCGAAACAACTGCTATGAATGGTAGGTGGATTGAAGCTCCAGGAGAGGCTTTCTTTGAGGTACTCAAACAGAAGTTAGGTAATCTGCCAATCATCGCCGAGGATTTGGGAGAAATTTCACCAGAGGTATATGCTCTGCGAGACAGATTTGAATTTCCCGGCATGAAAATTTTACAGTTTGCTTTTGGCGATGGTTCACAAGCTGAAAAACGTTTCTTACCGTTCAATTATCAGTCTAATTGTATTGTGTACACGGGTACTCATGACAATGACACGACAGTTGGCTGGTTCAATCAATTGTTACCCCCAGAAAAAGAACAAGTCTTAGGTTATTTAGGTTGTCAGAGTGAGTCTGGAATCCACTGGGATTTGATTCGATTGGCACTAAGTTCTGTAGCTAATCAGGCGATTATTCCTCTACAGGATGTTTTGGGATTAGGTACCGAAGCTAGGATGAACTTTCCTGGCAAAAATGTAGGGGGTTGGGGTTGGCGATATCAGTCCGCAGCTTTAACGCCAGAGATTAGCGATCGCCTCAAAGCAATGACTAAAACTTATGGACGGGCGATTTACCACCAATAA
- a CDS encoding M24 family metallopeptidase encodes MNLINQEIYYKLELMRKALSETGAMGVRLRGSDWFAWATAGGSNTVLLASETGVAEVLVTAKDAWILTDEIEAQRLQDEELPGRDESSDRLYKLHINPWADKVARESFVREGTNGGKILSDIPTTHESSLPVSLINQKRVILPTELERYRRVGRLASEAMTEVLLKAQPTWTEYQLAGAGAEALWSRGLHPALTLVAGERRLPLYRHTTPKQEALGGAAMLVFCARGYGLYANLTRFVFFGLGHENAETRNFASLHSHVHKIEAEALNLCVPGTPINAIYDALGKAYEQHGYPEAIRQHHQGGTTGYLSREIIANPTTSENLVENTAVAWNPSLPGAKVEDTFIIQKDGGLENLTFDPKWPSVKVEGRDRPLPLEID; translated from the coding sequence ATGAATTTAATCAACCAAGAAATTTATTACAAGCTGGAGCTAATGCGAAAGGCTCTGAGCGAAACTGGTGCAATGGGCGTGCGATTGCGCGGTTCAGATTGGTTCGCTTGGGCTACTGCTGGTGGTTCTAACACAGTGCTACTCGCTAGTGAGACTGGAGTAGCAGAAGTTTTGGTAACTGCTAAAGATGCCTGGATATTGACTGATGAGATTGAAGCTCAACGCTTACAGGATGAAGAACTTCCGGGTAGAGATGAGTCGTCAGATCGTCTTTACAAACTGCACATTAATCCTTGGGCTGATAAGGTTGCCCGCGAGTCTTTCGTGCGTGAGGGTACAAACGGGGGAAAGATTTTGAGTGACATTCCCACCACCCATGAAAGTTCATTACCTGTGTCACTCATAAATCAGAAGCGGGTGATTCTGCCAACAGAACTGGAGCGCTATCGGCGAGTGGGGCGTTTAGCAAGTGAAGCAATGACCGAAGTACTTTTGAAAGCCCAGCCTACCTGGACAGAGTACCAACTGGCCGGAGCAGGTGCAGAGGCGTTGTGGTCAAGAGGGCTACATCCAGCTTTGACGCTAGTCGCTGGAGAAAGGCGTCTGCCGCTATACCGTCATACCACGCCCAAACAAGAGGCGTTGGGAGGTGCAGCAATGCTGGTTTTTTGTGCGCGGGGATACGGTCTATATGCAAACCTGACAAGATTCGTCTTTTTTGGTTTGGGACATGAGAATGCAGAGACACGAAATTTCGCATCTCTGCATTCTCATGTCCATAAGATTGAAGCTGAAGCTTTGAACTTGTGTGTTCCTGGCACGCCTATCAACGCAATTTATGACGCGCTTGGTAAGGCTTATGAGCAGCATGGTTATCCCGAAGCAATTCGCCAACATCACCAAGGAGGAACCACTGGCTATTTATCTCGTGAAATCATCGCTAATCCAACCACGAGCGAAAATTTAGTGGAAAACACGGCTGTAGCCTGGAACCCAAGTTTACCAGGAGCAAAGGTTGAAGATACTTTCATTATCCAGAAGGATGGAGGGCTAGAAAACCTGACTTTCGATCCAAAGTGGCCAAGCGTGAAAGTTGAAGGACGCGATCGCCCCTTGCCATTAGAAATTGACTAA
- a CDS encoding DJ-1/PfpI family protein, with protein MIPRSLGGKKIAILLESEFIPEEIEAYQKRFSELQATVHLMSRLWDQPSVRFFSDEDTGNTPRTIDVNIDFQNVDVNDYAAVIMTANYTSVRLRYFEPPIGQPISAEQVRTSPAVQFYAKAMANPRIIKGALCHGLWILTPIPELLKDRQVICHEVVLADILNAGAVYTTSPTGVVVDGDLVTGRSKHEVEPFIDAITEQIQQLSIATNRFSNRRATTSVSRLKVAS; from the coding sequence ATGATACCTAGATCCCTTGGTGGGAAAAAAATCGCAATTCTTCTAGAAAGTGAGTTCATCCCTGAAGAAATTGAAGCATATCAAAAACGCTTCTCAGAACTTCAAGCAACGGTACATCTGATGTCTAGGCTCTGGGATCAGCCGAGCGTTCGTTTTTTCAGTGATGAAGATACGGGCAATACACCTCGAACGATAGACGTAAATATTGATTTTCAAAACGTAGATGTTAACGACTATGCGGCTGTAATTATGACGGCTAACTATACTAGCGTGCGTCTGCGTTACTTTGAGCCACCAATAGGTCAGCCAATTAGTGCTGAACAAGTTCGCACTTCACCTGCTGTACAGTTTTACGCCAAGGCAATGGCAAATCCCAGGATTATTAAAGGCGCACTCTGCCACGGTCTTTGGATACTGACACCAATACCTGAATTACTCAAAGACCGACAAGTTATCTGCCATGAGGTTGTCCTTGCAGATATTCTCAATGCGGGTGCAGTTTATACAACATCGCCTACAGGTGTGGTGGTGGACGGTGATCTTGTTACTGGTCGCTCAAAACATGAAGTTGAACCATTCATTGATGCGATTACCGAACAAATCCAGCAATTATCTATTGCCACTAATCGTTTCTCAAACAGAAGGGCTACTACCTCTGTTTCAAGACTAAAAGTTGCAAGCTAA
- a CDS encoding type 1 glutamine amidotransferase domain-containing protein, with the protein MKKILIILSEYGYWGEELVGPLETFDAAGYQVDFATATGKRPVALPPSMDPTYIDPPLGRTVVSQEMAEKVKRLEDPKNPRLDNPIILSEWLPDRPYWSAEKFLREMEAYNNALDEVQKDLEQYDALLIVGGSGPIVDLVNNHRVHDLILSFYRKGKAIAAECYGVTCLAFARDLADRKSIIWGKHVTGHCKEYDYKDGTGFVGADINMGPPPYPLEYILQDATSPDGSYHGNFGKEISVIVDYPFITGRSTADSYTTGQKVVEVLDKGLRRYGW; encoded by the coding sequence GTGAAAAAAATTCTCATAATTTTATCGGAATATGGTTATTGGGGTGAAGAACTGGTAGGACCTTTAGAAACTTTCGATGCTGCGGGTTATCAGGTTGACTTTGCAACTGCAACAGGAAAAAGGCCAGTAGCGCTTCCTCCCAGCATGGATCCTACTTATATCGACCCACCTTTAGGTCGAACTGTTGTTTCCCAGGAGATGGCCGAAAAAGTCAAGCGCTTGGAAGATCCTAAGAACCCACGACTGGACAACCCAATCATCCTCTCAGAATGGTTGCCCGATCGCCCTTACTGGAGTGCTGAAAAATTCCTTCGGGAAATGGAAGCTTACAACAATGCACTCGATGAAGTGCAGAAGGATTTGGAACAATACGATGCTCTACTGATAGTCGGTGGTAGTGGCCCTATTGTTGATTTAGTAAATAACCATCGGGTTCACGACCTGATTCTGAGTTTCTACAGAAAGGGTAAGGCGATCGCAGCAGAATGCTACGGTGTAACTTGTCTCGCCTTTGCTCGTGACTTAGCAGACCGCAAGAGCATTATTTGGGGTAAGCACGTCACAGGCCATTGCAAGGAATATGATTACAAGGATGGCACCGGATTTGTCGGCGCAGACATTAACATGGGCCCACCTCCCTATCCTCTAGAGTATATTCTCCAAGATGCCACCAGCCCAGATGGATCATATCACGGTAATTTTGGGAAAGAAATCTCCGTAATTGTTGATTATCCATTTATCACAGGTCGGTCTACCGCAGATTCTTATACAACTGGTCAAAAGGTAGTGGAAGTTCTGGATAAAGGACTGAGGCGGTACGGATGGTAA
- a CDS encoding thiamine pyrophosphate-binding protein — MVSLIKQSNDKPLMANRNGRFAIIEQLLADGINYMFGNPGTVEQGFLDALKDYYPEFEYIFALQETIAVGAGDGYARATKKPTIVQLHSGVGLGNGIGMIYQAMRGHAPLVVLAGEAGICYDAMDAQMAADLVSMAKPVTKWSTRVVDPSSLLRVLRRAIKIAATPPMGPVFVSLPMDILDAPNYEEVVPTSFPVTRVAPEPDQLATAATLLATAKHPLIIMGDGVAFSDAQTELTNVAELIGAQVWGADSSEANMSATHPLFGGLLGHMFGDDSRRVTSQADVILITGTYVFPEVFPALSGVFASSAKVIHIDLNTYEIAKNFPVDLGLLGDPKTSLSKLAIALESTLTPEQKQEASLRASRIAENKKRESAARLEADKAVRDSVPLHMTRFAEELAAHLPADAIIFDEAITNSPELCRYIPPTKLGQYYQTRGGSLGVGIPGAIGIKLAHPDKTVVAFTGDGGSMYTIQALWTAAHHNIDAKFVICNNHSYQILKLNILHYWGEQQIPEHDYPSSFNLCNPNIDFAELARSLGVQAIRVEKPDQIAPAIQKALDHNGPFLIDLVLTNEIVGTNIGVKCGQ; from the coding sequence ATGGTAAGTTTGATCAAACAGAGCAACGATAAGCCTTTGATGGCTAACCGAAATGGTCGCTTTGCAATCATCGAACAACTTCTGGCAGATGGCATAAATTACATGTTTGGCAATCCTGGCACCGTTGAGCAGGGGTTCCTAGATGCGTTAAAAGACTATTATCCAGAATTTGAGTATATCTTTGCATTGCAAGAAACAATAGCAGTTGGTGCAGGGGATGGCTATGCCCGCGCCACCAAAAAGCCTACTATTGTGCAACTCCATAGCGGAGTCGGTTTAGGCAATGGCATCGGGATGATTTATCAGGCCATGCGTGGTCATGCACCATTAGTAGTACTGGCTGGCGAAGCTGGTATCTGCTACGATGCGATGGATGCCCAAATGGCAGCAGATTTGGTCAGTATGGCCAAGCCTGTAACAAAATGGTCAACTAGGGTAGTAGATCCTTCTTCTTTGTTACGCGTGCTACGCCGAGCTATCAAAATAGCCGCTACGCCGCCTATGGGGCCGGTATTCGTCTCCCTGCCGATGGATATCCTTGATGCTCCTAATTATGAAGAAGTTGTCCCAACTTCTTTTCCAGTGACACGGGTTGCGCCCGAACCCGATCAACTGGCAACAGCAGCAACTTTATTAGCTACTGCTAAACATCCCCTAATTATTATGGGCGATGGTGTGGCTTTTTCCGATGCCCAAACTGAGTTGACAAATGTAGCCGAACTCATCGGCGCACAAGTTTGGGGAGCAGATTCATCGGAAGCGAACATGAGTGCTACACATCCTCTGTTCGGAGGGTTGTTAGGTCACATGTTTGGGGATGATAGCCGTCGCGTTACATCACAAGCAGACGTAATCTTGATTACTGGAACCTACGTTTTTCCAGAGGTATTTCCGGCACTATCTGGAGTTTTTGCTTCGTCAGCGAAAGTAATTCACATTGACTTGAATACCTACGAAATAGCGAAGAATTTTCCAGTGGATCTGGGGCTGCTTGGCGATCCGAAAACTAGTCTGAGCAAATTAGCGATCGCTCTTGAGTCAACTTTGACACCTGAACAGAAGCAAGAGGCTTCTCTTAGGGCTAGCCGGATAGCTGAAAACAAGAAGCGGGAATCGGCGGCTCGATTGGAAGCTGATAAAGCGGTTCGGGATTCAGTACCTCTGCACATGACTCGTTTTGCAGAAGAATTAGCTGCCCATCTCCCAGCAGATGCCATTATTTTCGATGAAGCCATTACCAATTCTCCCGAACTTTGTCGGTATATACCACCGACAAAACTAGGACAATATTACCAAACACGAGGCGGTTCGCTAGGTGTTGGTATTCCCGGAGCGATCGGTATTAAGCTGGCTCATCCAGATAAAACCGTAGTTGCGTTCACGGGTGACGGCGGCAGTATGTATACTATCCAAGCCCTCTGGACAGCTGCCCACCACAATATAGATGCCAAATTTGTCATCTGTAATAATCACAGCTATCAAATCCTCAAGCTCAATATTCTGCACTATTGGGGCGAGCAACAAATACCAGAACACGACTACCCATCTTCTTTTAACTTGTGCAACCCAAATATCGATTTCGCTGAATTAGCAAGGTCTTTAGGGGTTCAGGCTATTCGGGTAGAGAAACCAGATCAGATTGCCCCAGCTATCCAAAAAGCATTGGATCACAATGGGCCATTTTTGATTGATTTGGTACTGACAAACGAAATTGTCGGCACAAATATTGGCGTCAAGTGTGGGCAGTAA